CTAACTGGGGTGCTCAGGATACAGGATATACCGGTTATCAAGGTGCAGGCCAGACATATAATCAAGGTTTCAATACTAATTTTAACAGCAACTATAACAATAACTATGGAAGCAGCAGGTATCAAAGCAACACTAGACAATTtaacaacaaaaagagaCAACCAAAGAATATGTCATACGATGAGTTCCTGGCAATGCAACAAGGCACTTTAAATAACAAAGTGACCAGTGCCAATTCCTCTGCAGTCTCTTCTCGTGCAAACTCAAGTACGAACATTGCTTCCTCTGTTGCCATGGGTGCAAACCCATCTACCTCTTCAGTTTCGTCTATTTCATCTGCGCTAGAAAAACTAGATATTACGCCAATTTCAACACAATTATCAGAAATGAATAGGGCCACGAAAATCTCCGAAATCCGTGAACAATGTAACGCAATCAGTGACTTAATATTTCAAGAAGGTGCCCATGCAATTGTCGATTGGAAAATTGCAGAGGTTCTCAAGACTTTGAgtaaaccaaaaaataatgcTCTACTAAGGGAAGGTGCGTCTATTTTAATTCAAACATTAAGTCGTAAATTTGCAGGTGCAACCCCATTTGAGGCATATTTTGTTGATCTTTTCACATATGCGTTTGAGCTTTTCACCGACAAGGAAAACACAGTCAAGAGAGCGGCACAAAATGCAGTCGATTCATTGTACGGTATGTTCCCAACGGAAGCAAAGGCGTCTACTTTAGTTGGATTATTCCTCAAtatcttgaaatcaagtGCAAAGTggcaatcaaaaattgCTTGCTTGAAACTATTTGAAAGACTCATTGAGGAGTGTCCAGCTGATTTATTGGAACTGGAGTTCTACAAAGCGGTTCCTATTTTAACAGATATGGCTACCGATTTCAAACCAGAACTAGCAAAGGAAGGTATGAAGGTGTTGAAGCAATTTGTTAACGTTTTGGATAATTTAGATTTATCCCCTAGATATGACATCATTGTTGAAACATTGGCAAATCCATCGAATGTTCCAAATTGTATCAAGACTTTAGCTTCTGTAACTTTCGTGGCAGAAGTCACCGAACCTGCACTTTCTTTACTTGCCCCAATTATTGATAAGTCCTTGAAAATGTCATCCTCTTCTCAAGAACAATTGAGACAGACTGTCAAAATCACCGAGAATTTGACCAGATTAGTCAATAACAAACGTGAAATCGAAAAGTACATTCCTATTTTGCTTCCAGGTTTGAAGCAAGTTGTTGAGACTGCGTCCCTTCCAGAAGTTAGAGATATGGCCAATGACGCATTACATGTTGTTGAGGATGCTGAAAAGGAGCACGGTGATGGTAAGTTCCACGGTAGAttaacaaaagaaactgCAGTAGAGTATGTCGAGCAATTCAGCGAAAAGGTCAAAAGTGATACGATTTTTAACTTTTTAGTTGGAATTGTCGTTTCGGACTCTAACATTAATAATTGGGATGCATTGTCTGAATATTTTAACATGGCTTTAGAATCGTTTTATaatggtgatgaagaacaaaagaaattagATGTTGAGTCTATGGTGCTAAAGttaaaaactttatttACTCCAGATGCAGttaaagatgatgaagaagatggtaTTGTTATCGTTAATACAcctttttctcttgcaTACGGTGCTAGAATGTTGTTAAACAGAACAAACTTAAGGTTAATCAAGGGACACAGATATGGTCTTTGTGGTAGAAACGGTGTTGGTAAGTCCACATTGATGAGAGCCATCAACAATGGTCAATTAGAAGGTTTCCCTGATCAATCcgaattgaaaacatgttTTGTTGAACATAAATTACAAGGTGAGGAGGGTGACCTAAACTTGGTAGATTTTATTGCTTCTGATCCTGATTTAAGCTCGGCTACAAAGGAAGAGATTGCTTCTGCTTTGGAGTCTGTTGGTTttaatgaagaaagaagagCCCAGAAGGTGGGATCTCTTTCTGGAGGttggaaaatgaaattggAATTAGCTCGTGCAATGTTGTTGAAGGCTGatattttgttgttggatGAACCTACAAACCATTTAGATGTCTCTAATGTCAAATGGTTAGAGAACTATTTAGTTGAACACACCGATATTACTTCCTTAATTGTTTCCCACGATTCTGGTTTCTTGGATACTGTTTGTACAGATATCATTCActatgaaaataaaaagttgGTCTATTATAAGGGTAACTTGTCTGATTTTGTTGAGATCAAACCAGAAGCAAAGGCATACTATACTTTGACTGATTCAAACGTTAAAATGCATTTCCCAGCACCAGGCCTTCTAACCGGTGTTAAATCTAATACAAGGTCTGTTGCAAGAATGTCTAACGTTACATTCACATATCCCGGAACTGAAAAACCatctttgaagaatgtCTCGTGTAGTATTTCCTTATCTTCGAGGGTTGCAGTCTTAGGTCCTAACGGTGCTGGTAAGTCTACTTTAATCAAGTTATTGACAGGTGAATTAGTTCCTCAGGAAGGTACCGTTGAGAAGCACCCAAATTTACGTATTGGTTATATTGCTCAGCATGCATTACAACATGTCAACGAACACAAGGAAAAAACTCCTAACCAATACTTGCAATGGAGATATAGGTTTGGTGATGATAGAGAAGTTTTGCTGAAGGAGTCCCGTAAAATTGGCTCGGATGAAGAGCGTAAAATGATGGAGGTTCAgattgatgttgatgacgGACGTGGCCCTAGATACATTGAAGCCATTGTTGGTAGACAAAAGTTAAAGAAATCCTTCCAATACGAAATTAAATGGAAGAATTGGTTACCAAAATGTAATTCTTGGGTTCCAAAAGAAGTTTTAGTGGAGCATGGTTTCGAAAAGCTTGTTCAAAAGTTTGATGATCATGAAGCTTCTCGTGAAGGTCTTGGTTACAGAGAATTGACTCCAAAAGTTATCAGAGAACATTTTGAAGCTATTGGTTTAGATGGTGAAATTGCCGATCATACTATGTTAGGTTCCCTTTCTGGTGGTCAATTAGTTAAGGTTGTCATTGCCGGTGCTATGTGGAACAATCCACACGTCTTGGTTTTAGACGAACCTACCAACTATTTAGACAGAGACTCCTTGGGTGCCTTAGCAATGGCTATAAGAGAATGGAAGGGTGCTGTTGTTATGATCTCTCACAACAACGAATTCGTAGGTGCATTGTGCCCCGAACAATGGATTGTGGAAAACGGTGAATTGGTTACCAAAGGTGTTGCTGAAATTGACCAATCTCGTTTTGAAGATGGTGGTAACTCTGAAAAGACCAAGCTTGCTACCGAATTAGCCAAAAAGGCCGCGGCAAAAGCTGACACTGATTCATCTCCTGCTGATATTAAAGtaaagagaaagaagaagaagatgacCAGAAACGAGAAGAAGGCACAagaggaaagaagaagg
The Pichia kudriavzevii chromosome 2, complete sequence DNA segment above includes these coding regions:
- a CDS encoding uncharacterized protein (PKUD0B10850; similar to Saccharomyces cerevisiae YPL226W (NEW1); ancestral locus Anc_6.251), which codes for MPPKFVKFDPNAPDFNPNGSSFNPGNTNWGAQDTGYTGYQGAGQTYNQGFNTNFNSNYNNNYGSSRYQSNTRQFNNKKRQPKNMSYDEFLAMQQGTLNNKVTSANSSAVSSRANSSTNIASSVAMGANPSTSSVSSISSALEKLDITPISTQLSEMNRATKISEIREQCNAISDLIFQEGAHAIVDWKIAEVLKTLSKPKNNALLREGASILIQTLSRKFAGATPFEAYFVDLFTYAFELFTDKENTVKRAAQNAVDSLYGMFPTEAKASTLVGLFLNILKSSAKWQSKIACLKLFERLIEECPADLLELEFYKAVPILTDMATDFKPELAKEGMKVLKQFVNVLDNLDLSPRYDIIVETLANPSNVPNCIKTLASVTFVAEVTEPALSLLAPIIDKSLKMSSSSQEQLRQTVKITENLTRLVNNKREIEKYIPILLPGLKQVVETASLPEVRDMANDALHVVEDAEKEHGDGKFHGRLTKETAVEYVEQFSEKVKSDTIFNFLVGIVVSDSNINNWDALSEYFNMALESFYNGDEEQKKLDVESMVLKLKTLFTPDAVKDDEEDGIVIVNTPFSLAYGARMLLNRTNLRLIKGHRYGLCGRNGVGKSTLMRAINNGQLEGFPDQSELKTCFVEHKLQGEEGDLNLVDFIASDPDLSSATKEEIASALESVGFNEERRAQKVGSLSGGWKMKLELARAMLLKADILLLDEPTNHLDVSNVKWLENYLVEHTDITSLIVSHDSGFLDTVCTDIIHYENKKLVYYKGNLSDFVEIKPEAKAYYTLTDSNVKMHFPAPGLLTGVKSNTRSVARMSNVTFTYPGTEKPSLKNVSCSISLSSRVAVLGPNGAGKSTLIKLLTGELVPQEGTVEKHPNLRIGYIAQHALQHVNEHKEKTPNQYLQWRYRFGDDREVLLKESRKIGSDEERKMMEVQIDVDDGRGPRYIEAIVGRQKLKKSFQYEIKWKNWLPKCNSWVPKEVLVEHGFEKLVQKFDDHEASREGLGYRELTPKVIREHFEAIGLDGEIADHTMLGSLSGGQLVKVVIAGAMWNNPHVLVLDEPTNYLDRDSLGALAMAIREWKGAVVMISHNNEFVGALCPEQWIVENGELVTKGVAEIDQSRFEDGGNSEKTKLATELAKKAAAKADTDSSPADIKVKRKKKKMTRNEKKAQEERRRLRYIEWLNSPKGTPKPPNTDDEDEDD